The Undibacterium cyanobacteriorum genomic sequence AGGATCAAAATCGATCAACATGTAGCCGCGCTCATGCCCCTCATTCGTATTCAAAAAAAGATTCGGGTTGAGAACGATGGCATTCACGTGGCCATTGACATATTCGACTCGACCATGGCGATCAAATTGCACTGGCATTGGTACATCTTGAATGTGAATTGGTAGCTGTAATCGTTTGCCGATTGCGTAGGCTAAAATACTGAGAGAGAGGCAATCTCCGCGATTTTTCTCCCAAGTTTCATGCGCGGTGGTAGTGTGATAGCCCTCATACAGGAATGGTCGCGCTTGATCGGTGTACAGTAGGCTCGTTAGAAAATTCGCACGCTCTTGGATGGTGCTGCCAGCGCGATTCATCGAGGCCAACTTTCTCTCCAAGCTCGGACTGAGTCGGAAAAGATCGTCGCTGTTTGGTAATGAGTTTGGTACAAAGATAAAGTCTTGATCGGCCCAGAGTTGCTGCTGTTTTTGTAATTCTAATGCTTGGTTTTTCTCGAGCGTGCTGCATGCACTCAGTTGGAGACAAAGAAGAATCACCATTAAAAAGGAAGTCGAGCGTTGCATGGTTAAGCGGGCCATCGTGAGCCTTTCTTTTACTGAATTACACTTTGAGTTTCTCTATATTCACTGAACTAATTGGTCGCAAATTTCGTTTTCAATAAACGTGACTTCGGATGACTTGGCATCAGACTGACCAGTTTTTTGATTTGCATTTTTGCCTTTTCAAACGAAGATGTCTTGAGATAGGCTTCGGCCAAGGCTTGATGAATTTCAGCAAAACCGCTGGTCATTTTTTCTGCCCGTTCCAAATAGGATATCGCTTCCGCATATTTTTTGTGTTGCAGCGCGTTTAAACCGAGTCCGGTCCAATAATGCGGGTTTTGTTCATCGCTTGCACGTATCGTCGGGACGAGTGCGGCAGCCTCGGTAAAACGCTGCTGCTGTTCATAAATCGCTTGCAGGCTGCGCATGACAACCACATCATCCGGTTTGAGTGCAAGCGCACGTTTGAGGCTGTCTTCAGCGAGTTGGGGAGCACCAACGTTGAGATAAAGTTGTGCCAAATTATTTAGAGCAAGCGAGTTGTTTGGAGCGGTTTGCAAGGCTGCTCGAAGATAAGTGTAGGCTTTTACTTTCTCACCTTTTTCCATAAACTCCGCACCGAGATTATTGTAAAAACGCGAGGTTATTTCCTCCTCTGAGAGCGCGCGTCCGGCGTTCAGAATCATCGTTTGTGGTTCAAAATCGATGATGAGGTAGCCGCGATGCGTGGTGTCTGAGTCCAGCCAGAAATCCTTGGTCATGACCATGGCATTGACGTGGGTGTTCAGAAATTCGAGACGACCACGGCGATCGAATTGCGCCGGGATCTCTACATCTTGCATCACGATAGGGAGCTTAAGTTCTCTTCCTATGGCGTAAGCGAGCAGCGTGAGCGAAATGCAATTTCCCGTTTTCTCGCTCCAAGTTTTGCGCACGATGGTGGTTTCATCGGGATTGTAGGTAAAGGGCGAAATATCTTGCGAATAAACGAGATTGAGGAAATGTTGAGTGCGTCCATGGATCGACATTCTTCGGATCTCAGGACGATTCAGATCCGCGATTAAATCAGCGGGCAGGCCAAAGATATCCTTGTGATCTAGCAGTACGACCTTGTCGTGACCAGGGAAAAGCGAGTCAGCGAAGCCTGGTGGTGTGTGACTCATTGATGCGTTGCTCAGTGGTGATTTGGTTGTGCTGCACGCCACACACATACATAACAAGGCAGAAATGCCGAGGTATCTAAATAGTCGCGAAAAAAAAGGAAGGCGATTCATGAGCTTCTCCACGAGACTTCAATGAAGATTAATGTACTCCTAGTCATAGCATATGTGTAAATAAGTTTTGATGAAACGAGGCATGGGTGGGATGAATAGGAAGAATTTAGGTGTAGTATGTGGAAACAAAAAAACAGTCTTTTTTGATCACTATCCAAGAGAGAAAAATACCATGGCACAAAATGACGTCAAAAGCGATCTAGAAATTGCCCAAGCAGCCCAACTCAAACACATCAATGACATTGCCACCAAACTCGGCGTTGCGGTCGATGATTTGGAGCATTATGGCAAGTACAAAGCGAAGCTGCCTTTGCATTTGATCGACCCCGAAAAAGTAAAGAAAAATAAATTGATCTTGGTGACGGCGATTACGCCGACGCCGCCCGGTGAAGGAAAAACCACCACGTCAATTGGCCTGACCGAAGGCTTGAATCGCATCGGCAAAAAGGCCACCGTAGTCTTGCGTGAACCCTCATTGGGACCGGTGTTTGGTATCAAGGGCGGTGCCGCCGGCGGTGGGTATTCGCAAGTGGTGCCGATGGAAGATATCAATCTGCATTTCACCGGTGATTTTTCTGCCATCGAAAAAGCCAATAATTTGTTAGCCGCTCTGATCGACAATAACATCTATTTTCAAAAAGAGAGTTTGGGCATTGATCCGCGTACTGTGAAATGGAAACGCGTGATGGATATGAATGATCGCTCCCTGCGCAGCATGATTACCGGTTTGGGTGGTCGCGCTGGCGGTAATCCACGTGAAGCGGGTTTCAATATTACCGCTGCTTCTGAGATTATGGCGATCTTGTGTTTGGCCGAATCTTTCCAAGATCTGAAAACCAAGCTCGGCAATATTTATGTCGGCGACACCTATGACAACAAGCCGATTTATTGCCGCGATTTGAAAGCACAGGGCGCCATGGCAGCCTTGCTGAAAGATGCAATTAAGCCG encodes the following:
- a CDS encoding tetratricopeptide repeat protein, with the protein product MSHTPPGFADSLFPGHDKVVLLDHKDIFGLPADLIADLNRPEIRRMSIHGRTQHFLNLVYSQDISPFTYNPDETTIVRKTWSEKTGNCISLTLLAYAIGRELKLPIVMQDVEIPAQFDRRGRLEFLNTHVNAMVMTKDFWLDSDTTHRGYLIIDFEPQTMILNAGRALSEEEITSRFYNNLGAEFMEKGEKVKAYTYLRAALQTAPNNSLALNNLAQLYLNVGAPQLAEDSLKRALALKPDDVVVMRSLQAIYEQQQRFTEAAALVPTIRASDEQNPHYWTGLGLNALQHKKYAEAISYLERAEKMTSGFAEIHQALAEAYLKTSSFEKAKMQIKKLVSLMPSHPKSRLLKTKFATN